In the Camelus dromedarius isolate mCamDro1 chromosome 13, mCamDro1.pat, whole genome shotgun sequence genome, one interval contains:
- the IL17D gene encoding interleukin-17D isoform X2, giving the protein MNCSPGREALRELAHRPATLPTRASGSRISYDPARYPKYLPEAYCLCRGCLTGPFGEEDFRFRSTPVFVPAVVLRRTPACAGGRSVYTEEYVTVPVGCTCVPEQEKEADSVNSSMDKPGSKLLLSPSDKPGRP; this is encoded by the exons ATGAACTGCAGCCCTGGGCGGGAGGCCCTGAGGGAACTGGCCCACAGACCAGCCACCCTCCCCACTAGAGCCTCGGGTTCCAG AATCTCCTATGACCCTGCCAGGTACCCCAAGTACCTGCCAGAAGCCTACTGCCTGTGCCGGGGCTGCCTGACTGGGCCGTTCGGGGAGGAGGACTTCCGCTTCCGGAGCACCCCAGTGTTCGTGCCTGCTGTTGTCCTCCGGCGAACCCCGGCTTGCGCGGGGGGCCGCTCCGTGTACACCGAGGAGTATGTCACTGTCCCCGTGGGCTGCACCTGCGTCCCCGAGCAGGAGAAGGAAGCGGACAGCGTCAACTCCAGCATGGACAAGCCGGGCAGCAAGCTCCTGCTCAGCCCCAGTGACAAGCCGGGCCGGCCCTGA
- the IL17D gene encoding interleukin-17D isoform X1, which translates to MQEWPGLGPTALRPVPEWPPQSWSCRFQAERVPPHVLTGCGHLSEQTERWCRLRAFSENGPRMAMNCLHHLKYKKLELICSSLGSRVDMELSNPNSSSFASSVTPTTDWSQKQSLSEAVPSQQATWSCCPQGVDSPCSLPCRISYDPARYPKYLPEAYCLCRGCLTGPFGEEDFRFRSTPVFVPAVVLRRTPACAGGRSVYTEEYVTVPVGCTCVPEQEKEADSVNSSMDKPGSKLLLSPSDKPGRP; encoded by the coding sequence ATGCAGgagtggcctggcctggggcccaCTGCTCTGCGGCCGGTTCCTGAGTGGCCCCCTCAGAGCTGGAGTTGCAGATTCCAGGCAGAAAGGGTGCCTCCCCATGTTCTCACGGGCTGTGGTCACCTCAGTGAGCAGACTGAACGTTGGTGCAGGCTCAGAGCATTTTCAGAGAATGGCCCAAGAATGGCTATGAACTGCCTTcaccatttaaaatataagaagttAGAGCTGATCTGCTCTAGTTTGGGGTCTCGTGTGGACATGGAACTGTCCAATCCAAACTCCTCCAGCTTTGCTTCATCAGTGACCCCCACCACTGACTGGTCCCAGAAGCAGAGCCTTTCAGAGGCCGTCCCTTCGCAACAGGCGACGTGGTCCTGCTGCCCACAAGGCGTGGACTCACCGTGCTCTCTTCCCTGCAGAATCTCCTATGACCCTGCCAGGTACCCCAAGTACCTGCCAGAAGCCTACTGCCTGTGCCGGGGCTGCCTGACTGGGCCGTTCGGGGAGGAGGACTTCCGCTTCCGGAGCACCCCAGTGTTCGTGCCTGCTGTTGTCCTCCGGCGAACCCCGGCTTGCGCGGGGGGCCGCTCCGTGTACACCGAGGAGTATGTCACTGTCCCCGTGGGCTGCACCTGCGTCCCCGAGCAGGAGAAGGAAGCGGACAGCGTCAACTCCAGCATGGACAAGCCGGGCAGCAAGCTCCTGCTCAGCCCCAGTGACAAGCCGGGCCGGCCCTGA